Proteins encoded by one window of Juglans regia cultivar Chandler chromosome 15, Walnut 2.0, whole genome shotgun sequence:
- the LOC109019946 gene encoding uncharacterized protein LOC109019946, whose product MEEIEVEWERLRLNDEESIPIAVDLGNMEELRKNGERSLVGRICSDRTIGKETVRKMMEKICCIMHSKKGCLGGELGDTNEDIDSKQFGVWMRASTVRHNRADRQPKASGMGRNSTNTDQGENGEVVIGGGVLRKEKGSMEGGIETTEVVEMTQGFEKQKMIKVEQTLVPNTEGREVWFSFGEVMVEIINFSQWHINAMVKNDNGKEWLFTGFYGHPEAAKRKFTWELLSSLKPCEGRAWCVAGDFNEILTQVEKKGGQMRPEGHMGMFRDALQINELFDMGYVGDCFTWSNGHADHTFTKERLDRYVANKDWRGCFHLVKVEGLVARSSDHKHLLMTASNEKFRERRRRFLFKFEASWLKEDECEGVVKKVWEKKQLTPKPIKHVQNLLLKCSDELTKGFRKKDRDRGRNIEQLTKRIKELQDMEGPERKKRNRVLFVKDAQSVLRTEENEIAEAFKRHFSEVYRSESPPREAIEECIRPIDKRITSYMNEKLEKSFSREEVEVALRDMGPHKSPGPDGYSACFYQNLWGIVGEGISKAALSFLNGKFEKSLNFTYIALIPKLSEPMEVGDFRPISSCNVLYKLIAKTLANRLKKVLNGVISQNQSAFIPDRLITDNIVAAYEALHSMKTRLKGKMGTMALKLNISEAYDRVEWCYLEVIMVKMGFGRRWINLIMTCITTVSYAVLLNGQPGEAEGAGLIRGVAVARGGVKLSHLLFADDCIIFGRACWEEWVKIRGILQIYERASGQCLNKQKTTIMFSSNGRKMYWERIITDLGARVQNSFEKCLGLPAMVGKSRYDTFRGIKDKVWLRLNNWKNHFLSPAGKEVLLKAVIQSIPIYSRVLHDKYFKFSGLLEAKLGSKPSLIWRSLWGAMNLLKEGLVWRVGNGESIKIWGDRWIPQLSSYKIQSPIKCLNEVDKVAVLIDGEKGEWKLELVKEVFNEVEARIICGLPVSKAGRPDKQIWAPSKSGVFNVKSAYHFEMQRRKRLQGESSSCVAVVDVWAESKSPVQKWPSKEVDFGFVWRKMSQSLSMEELELIAIVLRNIW is encoded by the exons TTGTATAATGCACTCTAAGAAGGGGTGTTTGGGTGGAGAGTTGGGGGATACAAATGAAGATATTGACTCAAAACAGTTTGGAGTTTGGATGAGGGCCTCAACAGTTAGACATAATCGGGCAGATAGGCAACCAAAAGCTTCGGGAATGGGAAGGAATTCCACTAATACTGATCAAGGGGAAAATGGAGAGGTGGTGATAGGTGGAGGTGTATTGAGGAAGGAAAAGGGGAGCATGGAAGGTGGTATTGAGACAACAGAGGTGGTTGAGATGACTCAAGGGTTTGAGAAGCAGAAGATGATCAAAGTAGAACAAACTTTGGTGCCAAACACA GAAGGAAGGGAGGTCTGGTTCTCTTTTGGAGAAGTAATGGTGGAGATTATCAATTTTTCTCAATGGCATATTAATGCCATggttaaaaatgataatggaaAAGAATGGTTGTTTACTGGTTTTTATGGGCATCCGGAGGCTGCCAAGAGGAAGTTCACATGGGAGCTATTGTCTAGTTTAAAACCTTGTGAGGGAAGAGCTTGGTGTGTGGCaggggactttaatgagattttaaCACAAGTTGAAAAGAAAGGGGGACAGATGAGACCTGAGGGTCACATGGGGATGTTTCGTGATGCTTTACAAATAAATGAGCTCTTTGATATGGGTTATGTGGGGGATTGCTTTACATGGAGTAATGGTCATGCTGATCATacttttacaaaagaaagattAGACAGATATGTAGCAAATAAGGACTGGAGAGGATGTTTTCATTTAGTCAAGGTGGAAGGTCTAGTTGCAAGAAGTTCAGACCATAAACATTTATTAATGACTGCTAGTAATGAAAAGTTTagggagaggagaagaagatttttgtttaaattcgAGGCCAGCTGGTTAAAGGAGGATGAATGTGAGGGGGTTGTGAAAAAAGTCTGGGAAAAGAAGCAGTTAACACCTAAGCCAATCAAACATGTGCAGAATCTGTTGTTAAAATGTAGTGATGAGTTAACAAAAGGATTTAGAAAGAAAGACAGGGATAGAGGAAGGAATATTGAGCAGTTAACAAAAAGGATAAAGGAATTGCAAGATATGGAGGGTCCCGAG aggaagaaaagaaatagagtGCTGTTTGTGAAGGATGCTCAATCAGTTTTGAGAACTGAGGAAAATGAGATAGCTGAAGCTTTTAAGAGGCATTTTTCTGAAGTTTATAGATCTGAATCTCCACCAAGGGAGGCCATTGAGGAATGCATACGCCCCATTGATAAAAGAATAACAAGTTATATGAATGAGAAGTTAGAAAAAAGTTTTAGTAGGGAGGAAGTGGAGGTAGCTTTGAGAGACATGGGCCCTCATAAATCTCCTGGCCCAGATGGATATAGTGCTTGTTTTTACCAAAACTTATGGGGGATTGTGGGTGAAGGGATCAGTAAAGCAGCTTTGAGTTTTCTAAATGGCAAGTTTGAAAAGTCTCTGAATTTCACATACATAGCATTGATTCCAAAGCTGTCTGAGCCTATGGAGGTGGGGGATTTCAGGCCAATAAGCTCGTGCAATGTCTTGTATAAGCTCATTGCAAAAACTTTGGCAAATAGATTGAAGAAAGTGTTAAATGGTGTGATCTCACAGAATCAGAGTGCCTTCATCCCTGATAGATTAATCACGGATAACATAGTGGCAGCCTATGAAGCACTTCATTCTATGAAAACCAGACTGAAGGGTAAGATGGGGACAATGGCTTTGAAGCTAAACATCTCAGAAGCCTATGACAGAGTAGAGTGGTGTTACCTTGAGGTAATAATGGTGAAAATGGGCTTTGGAAGGAGGTGGATTAATTTGATTATGACATGCATTACCACTGTCTCCTATGCTGTGTTGCTGAATGGACAACCTGGAGAG GCTGAAGGGGCAGGGTTGATTAGAGGAGTGGCAGTGGCAAGAGGTGGAGTAAAGCTTAGTCATCTCCTCTTTGCTGATGACTGCATCATCTTTGGAAGGGCTTGTTGGGAGGAATGGGTGAAAATAAGGGGCATTTTGCAGATTTATGAAAGGGCCTCAGGGCAATGCCTAAacaaacagaaaaccactattatgtTTAGCTCAAATGGAAGGAAAATGTATTGGGAAAGGATTATAACAGATTTGGGTGCTCGAGTTCAGAATAGCTTTGAAAAGTGTCTAGGATTACCTGCAATGGTGGGGAAATCCAGATATGATACTTTTAGAGGAATCAAGGATAAAGTGTGGTTGAGACTGAACAATTGGAAGAATCATTTCCTGTCTCCTGCTGGGAAAGAAGTCCTATTAAAGGCAGTGATTCAATCGATTCCTATTTACT CCAGGGTCTTACATGacaagtattttaaattttctggtTTGTTGGAAGCAAAGCTAGGCAGCAAACCTTCATTAATTTGGAGGAGTTTGTGGGGAGCTATGAACTTGTTAAAAGAGGGGCTTGTGTGGAGGGTTGGTAATGGGGAGAGTATAAAAATATGGGGTGATAGGTGGATTCCTCaactatcatcttataaaatacAATCTCCCATCAAGTGCTTAAATGAGGTTGATAAGGTGGCAGTGCTCATTGATGGAGAAAAGGGTGAGTGGAAATTGGAGTTGGTGAAAGAAGTGTTCAATGAGGTTGAGGCTAGGATTATATGTGGTTTACCTGTCAGTAAAGCTGGTAGGCCAGATAAACAAATCTGGGCACCTTCCAAGAGTGGGGTTTTCAATGTGAAATCTGCTTACCATTTCGAAATGCAGAGGAGGAAAAGGTTGCAAGGGGAGTCCTCGAG TTGTGTTGCAGTAGTGGATGTTTGGGCAGAAAGCAAAAGTCCAGTTCAGAAATGGCCATCTAAAGAAGTGGATTTTGGGTTTGTATGGAGGAAAATGTCACAATCTTTGAGTATGGAAGAATTGGAATTGATTGCTATAGTCTTGAGGAATATTTGGTGA
- the LOC109019952 gene encoding uncharacterized protein LOC109019952 produces the protein MTEYMVANSAECPRRNFAERREVRWKKPREGVTKINWDAALLKGSKRMGIGIVFRDQEGDILLSACIPQSSVMTATQAEATALWKAMKMCDELQMGEVELEGDALCIVKAVNNREENWEWGGQTIEDIRGLLHNRPQWLVTHTFREANKVVDFLAKFSLNVSEEIIWMEDGPEGLYSLILQDKTVTDSY, from the coding sequence ATGACTGAGTACATGGTAGCAAATAGTGCAGAATGCCCTAGAAGAAATTTTGCAGAAAGAAGGGAGGTGAGATGGAAAAAGCCAAGGGAGGGGGtgacaaaaataaattgggATGCTGCCCTTCTGAAGGGTAGCAAGAGGATGGGAATTGGAATTGTGTTTCGAGATCAAGAAGGGGATATTTTGTTATCTGCATGTATACCACAATCAAGTGTCATGACAGCAACTCAAGCAGAAGCTACTGCTTTATGGAAAGCTATGAAGATGTGTGATGAGCTGCAGATGGGTGAAGTTGAATTAGAAGGGGATGCTTTATGCATTGTTAAAGCTGTAAACAATAGAGAAGAAAACTGGGAGTGGGGAGGTCAGACAATTGAAGATATACGGGGTTTGTTACACAACAGGCCTCAATGGCTTGTTACTCATACATTTAGAGAGGCAAACAAAGTAGTTGATTTTTTAGCAAAGTTTTCATTGAATGTAAGTGAAGAGATAATATGGATGGAGGATGGCCCTGAGGGTCTGTATAGTTTGATTCTACAGGACAAAACTGTAACTGAttcttattaa